The DNA region ACAGGTGATCACAGATCACCTGGTGCGCTTTGCCTTCCGTGAAGACCTGACCATCACCTGGTCAGAGTGACCGATACGCCCCGGCCACCGGCGCCGGGGCAATCCCGCCTTGATCCAGCGGGTCTTAGTCGGTGCCCGACAGGTCACGGGTAAAGATCTTGTCTTCGACATCGCGGATGTCATCGGTCACCCGATTGGCCACGATGACATCTGACACCTGTTTGAAGGCCTCCAGATCCCGCACCACGGCTGAGCCAAAGAATTCACCCTCCTGCAAGACCGGCTCGTAGACCACAACCTTGATCCCCTTGGCCTTGATCCGCTTCATGATACCTTGGATCGAAGAGCGGCGAAAATTGTCCGACCCCGCCTTCATCACCAGACGATAGATGCCGACCACCTTGGGGGCCTTGGCAATGATCTGATCCGCCAGGAAATCCTTGCGGGTGTGATTGGCATCCACAATGGCGCGGATGAGGTTTTGCGGTACCTCTGAGTAATTCGCCAAGAGCTGTTTGGTATCCTTGGGCAGGCAGTAGCCACCATAGCCAAACGAGGGGTTATTGTAATGATTGCCGATCCGCGGATCATGCCCGATACCTTCGATGATCTGGCGCGCCTCCATGCCACCCGCCATCGCATAGCTGTCCAGCTCATTAAAAAACGCCACCCGCATGGCGAGATAGGTATTGGCAAACAGCTTGATCGCCTCGGCCTCGCTGGGATCGGTAAAGAGAACCGGGACATCCTTTTTGATCGCCCCCTCGATCAGCAAATCTGCAAATCTGCGCGCAGCTTCGCTTTGTGAGCCAACAATAATCCGCGAGGGATGCAGGTTGTCGTATAGCGCCTGACCTTCGCGCAGGAATTCGGGCGAGAACAGCAGGTTGTCAATGCCGAGCTCAGCCCGCAGCCGCTGAACAAACCCCACCGGAATGGTTGATTTGATGACAATTGTGGCCGCAGGGTTTACCGCCAGAACCTGACTTATCACCGTTTCAACACTGGAGGTGTCAAAATAGTTGGTATCCGTATCGTAATCCGTCGGCGTTGCGACAATGACAAACTCAGCCTCGCGATAGGCCGCCTGCGCATCCATTGTGGCCGTCAACTGCAAGGGTTTATCCGCCAGGAAGGCCTCCAGCTCTGCATCAACAATGGGACATTCGCGGGCATTGATCATATCGACCCGCTCTTTTGTCACATCAACTGCAGTCACCTGATGATTTTGAGCCAACAAGACGGCATTTGACAGGCCAACATATCCAATTCCAGCAACGGCAATCTTCATTCCACACCTACAATACGCTTTCCCTATACTGCCTTGTGTGTAGTCGAAACCTTAGCCCAAGCCAAACCGTAAAGACCCAAAGCCGAGCATCTGCTGCGACTCCATTTTGGTAGGGCTGGTGATGCGTCCGGCGAGTGGCTATATGGGCGTTTATGAAAGAGCGTCAGTACCCAGGCGTCACAAAAGTGCAGGAGCAGAGCATGCAGGATCAGATTTGCATCATTGGCCTTGGCTATGTTGGCCTGCCCCTGGCCCTCGCCTTTGGTCAGCAGCGTCCCACTTTGGGTTTTGACATCGACGCAAGCCGCATCGCCGAGTTGCGCGCAGGCACAGATCAGACCGGCGAGGCTACGCCGCAAGAGCTGGCCGCCGCACCCCAGCTGGCTCTCACTACGGACCCTGCCAAGATCTCTGATGCCAGGATCTATATCGTCACCGTTCCAACCCCTGTGGATACCAGCCATCGCCCCGATCTGCGCCCTCTGTTGGCGGCCTCCAAAACCGTTGGCGCCGTGCTGAAACCCGGCGATCTGGTGATCTATGAAAGCACCGTTTATCCGGGTGCCACCGAGGAAGACTGCGTGCCCGTACTGGAGGCTGAATCCGGTCTGCGATTTAATCAGGATTTCTACGTCGGCTACTCGCCTGAACGGATCAATCCCGGTGACAAGACCCGCCGTTTGCCCGATATCACCAAGGTAACTTCGGGATCGACCCCAGAGGTGGCGGCGCGCGTCGATGCGCTGTACAATGAAATTGTCACCGCTGGCACACATCTGGCCCCCAGCATCCGTGTCGCCGAAGCCGCCAAGGTGATCGAGAACAGCCAGCGCGATATCAATATCGCCCTGATCAACGAGCTGGCAATGATCTTCAATCGCATGGGCATCGACACAGAGGCGGTGCTGGAAGCGGCCGGCAGCAAGTGGAACTTCCTGCCCTTCCGCCCAGGCCTTGTCGGCGGTCACTGCATCGGCGTAGACCCCTATTACCTGACCCATAAGGCCGAAAGCCTAGGCTATCATCCTGATATCCTGCTTGCAGGGCGACGCCTGAACGACGGTATGGGGACCTATGTTGCCCAACAGATGATCAAGGCTCTGGTCAAGCGCGGCAAACCTATGCGCCGGGTGCTGGTCATGGGGCTGACCTTCAAAGAAAACTGCCCCGACCTGCGCAACACGCGGATTATCGATGTGGTCCGTGGACTGGAAGACTACGGGCTGAGCGTAGATGTTTGTGATCCTTGCGCCGACCCGGTGTCTGCACGTGCCAATTTTGGATTGAAGCTTGTTCAAAACCCCGAAAAAGACACCTATGACGGAATAATCATTGCCGTGGCCCACGCTGAATTTGCCAAAATGAAAGAAAGCGATTTTCGCGCATTTGGCAGCAAAGACGCAGTGCTTTATGATCTCAAATATGTCCTGCCCGCTGAAGCTTCTGATCTGCGACTGTAATCAAAGATCAGCATCGCAAGACTTTTCCGCCGCGATGGGCTCTGTTGTGCACATCGGCTGAGGGCCGCATTCTCCCCAAAGTGGCGCCTATATATGCAGCTAAGCCGCCTCAGACCTCGGCCTTGTCCTGTTCGATGAGCCTCTTGTACAAATCCAGGAACCGTGTGCTCATGAGCTCGCGGAGGAATTCACGCTCAAAGCGCGCACGGGCCGCACGGCCCATCTGTGCGGCCTGCTCCGGATTGGCCAGCAATTTGTCCAATGCCTTTGCAAGTGCCTTTGAATCTCCCACAGGCACAACGGCACCAGTTGTATTGACCCAGGACACTCCGCTGCCGGGAATATCCGTAGAAATAATGGCGCGGCCTGCGCGCATTGCCTCAAGCAACACCACACCAAACGCCTCAAGTCGGTTAACCGAGGGCAAACAGAACAGTGCAGCACCAGAAAACAGCATCTGCAACCGGTCGCTGTCGACCCTCCCCATAAACTGCAGCCTATCCGTGATACCCATTTCCCGGGCCTGCGCCTTTAACGCCGCCTCTTCAGGACCGACGCCAACGATGCGAAATATCGCGTCCTCCTGTACGTGTCGAATGGCGTCCAGCAAGACAGGCAACCCCTTATAGGGCACCAATCTGCCGACAAATAGCACAAAGGGCTGAGCTCCCGTCTCTTCCCCCGGTACGCAGTCTTGATCTGCAATGCCGATTGGAATGACCTCGATACGGTCCTTAAAGGGCGTCAGCGCAGGCGAGGCCTTGGCATAGGCTTCGGTGGTGGCGAAAATTTTGTCCGCACGTCGCAGCATCGCCCGCTCAACCGGGCGCACGACGTACCCAAGCGCACCTTTCCCCTCGATATCCGCATGCCAGTGGATCACCACCGGTATAGCGCGCGGCACGCGCAATACGGCCAATGAGGCCAGCACATTTGGGGTATGCACATGGACCACATCCGCATCTCGCGCCGCCCGAGCGCAGGCTCCGAGATACCCCATCGCCAGTGGTTGTGAAGATTTTTTGGCCTGCATTTTCACCCGGCGCAGCGTTAAGCTTCCCCGCCTCTCCACCCGTGAATCGCCAGAGGTAAAACAGACAACTTCCACATCATGGCCCGCGGCGGCGTGATCTTCGGCCAGCGCTTCGGTGACGCTCTCGATGCCGCCGTATTCCGGCGGATAGAATTTTGCAAAATGAACAATTTTCATCCGTAAAGCTCTCCTAAGAATATCAGGAGCCCCACCCCAACGGTGCAGACGTAAGTCGACAGCCATAGGCGTACAAAGCGGTGGCCAAGCCACCAAGCACTCCAACATTGAACCGTATAAAAACCAACCATCAAAATGAAATGACCCATGATGAAACCATGGAGGGTATCGCTGATCGGCATGTGTTGTGCCCGGCTCCAGGTCCAGAAGGTCAGGGCCCCCAGACCCAAGGCAAGATAGGGTGCGGTCACACGGGTCACGCGCCCGGCAATCTGCAGCCGCGAATTCACCAGATCATTCAGCGCAATGGCAGACCACAGGATGGTCTGCACCAGCAGGGTCAGCCCCTCGGCGCGATAGGCGGCAAAGATCTGGGTAAAACGCTTTCCCAGCAGCCATCCAAGATAGGGCTCCAACACCCAGAACCCCAATGCCATGGCGCTTACCCCCACGACGATCACCGCAGCGCGGGCCCGCAGCACCTCGTCCGACCACGAAAAGATTTGCCGGAAGAATCCGATAATTAGAATCTGATGTCCCACCAGCGGCAGGGTGGTCGAACGATAGAGCACCGCGTAAAGCCCGACGGCCTCGACTCCCGAAGTTTGCCCCAGTACCAGCCGCCCCGAAGAGGTAATCAACACGGTCAGTATCCCTGTGAACATTAGGGGCAGCCCCAGCGCAATGTTGCGCCGTAAGTCCAGCAGGCCAAAGGACCCTGTACGGCAACGGACCTGCTGCACCAAGGTTACCCCCAGCAGCACCACAGCATAGACCAGCAAGACCAATGGAATGGTACCTTGCGACAGACGGTCTTTGCTCAAGACCGTTAGCCCAGCACCCGAAACGGCCACTGCCCAGAATCCGACTTCAACAAAGATCGCTCGCGTCCCTTGCCCGTCACTCTTGAGCGTATTGGCCCAGAGCCCCTGCAGCATCAGTACCCCGATGCCCAGCGGTACCAACACAGGTACAGAAAACAGTGTACCTGAGGTGAGCCCAACCCCCAGCGCCAGCAGAATACAGCCCCCACCCAGTCCGGCCACTAGCAACAACAGCGTGTCCCAGCGCCCATCGATCTCATCACGCAGGCGGATCAGAGGAACCGTGCCAACAAGGCCGCAGCCAATGACCAATGCGCCGATTGAAGCTAACGATTGGGCTAGCTCAAACTGTCCATATCGGTCCAACGGCAGCAGGTTAGACAGCAGGATCGGGGAAAAGAACAACAGGCCTCGCGCGATGCCGAAACCGGCTAGGAAACGCAGGGCCATGAACAGGCGACTGATCATGCCGGTATCGCGCGGGCGGCTTTGCGCGTCATGACCCAGAACAGGGCAAAGGCATTGATGACGTACATTCCCTGCGCCGAGATGGCGAAATTCACCACCGGCATGAAGAACAGAATGACACAGAAATAGGTATAGAGCGGGTAGGCCCCCAGATCGCCGTTACGGGCAGCTCGCCCAATCATACGCGCCATGAAGCCTGACAGAAACATGAAGAGCAGCGCGAACCAACCGAAATCCACCCAGAGCGGTCCCCAGAAGCTGGTAAAAATGCCGACGCGCGGGAAGAGCGTGAACAGATCGAGCTCGGAGGTCAGGCCGAACATGGCCAGAAATTTGACGTAAGGCGCAAAATGCAGCGCCCCGCCAGCAAATGTTTGAGTGTCGTTCACGCTCCAGAGAATCTGAAATTCCGGGATCGAGTGGACGTAGTACTGCATGATGGGAAGCAGCCCCACAACCAGCCCGCCTAGAGCACTGTCGCCGGAGATCAGTCGCTCCATCGCGGCATTGGGCACAACGGTATAGGCATAGCCCGACTGGAAGATCGAATCCGACACGTCAAAGGACATCTGGTCGAGCCGCCACAGGAAGGCCAGCACCGACAACATCAGCACGCCGAAGATCCCCACCATGGCCGGCAGCACCAGCTGGCGCGGCAGGGCGCGGCCCTGAAACAGCGTCAGCGAGGTGCCGAAATAAATCATAGCGAGGCTTACCAGCATGAAACTGCGCGAGAACAGAACCAGCGCATCCAGCGCCGGGATCAAGAAGATGAAGGCCGCCAGAACCAGTTTCCAACGGCGGAGGGGCAAGACCCGTGCCCCCAACAGGATTATGATTGGTAGGTAGCCGAAAGGATAAAGCACACCGCCAATCAGAGATAGCTTGGTAACACTTGTCTCGACCAACACCTCGCGCGCCTCAAGACCAGTCAGGCTGCCCACGCCACGCAACACATACTTGTCCACAAGCCGCAGCAGGTTGCCCAGCCCCCCTAGGCAGATCATGATCCAGAACAACCGGTTTTCTATCCGCATCAGTCGTGCGGCAGGGATCTGCCGGATTGTCCCGCCCAGGCGAAAATAATCCGCCACCCGGCTGCCCAGCACCAGCGCGGCAATGCTCAACCCGATGAAGACGAAACTCCCAAACTCCATTTCCACCAGCACTTCAAGCGGGCTGAACAGGTAGATCAGAACGTAGAGGCCGATCCCCATGAAGAGAACGTTTTCCGGGCGATAGATCATGCAATTCTCCGCATTTTCCCATCCGGAGAAGAAGTCCGAACGGGCGCGCTTCTTACTTCAGGTACGCTCGATTGATCCAACGATCATAAGACGCCACTGCGGGCAGGCCCGAGCTGGTCAGATCGCGTAATCCTGCGTCAGCACGGGCTGCGTCGGCAGGGGTGTGGTCGGGTTTGAAGCCAGTCAGCCGCTGTGCCAGAGCGGCCCGCCGAGTGGGATTGCTGACCCGCCCCCAGAGCCAGCGCAACCGAAATCCCAAGGTCACAAAGATGCGCACCAAAAGCCCCACTGGCGCGGCGCGCAATAGGGTGCGTTCAAGGCTGATCAGGCGCTGCTTCATGCGTTTTGGTCCTCTTCCAGGACCTCCCAGGACGTAGGCGTGTTGGCCTTGACCACGCGAGTAACCCGCTTGCCAATCACCACGTCGGTGTGTTTTGGCGGCAGACCATAGCCGGGGCGGACCGAACGGATTGCATCAGCGGTCACGATCTCACCTGCTTTGAGATCCTTCACAAAATAAAGGGATCGGCGGAAGGTCACGTTCCCCACTTCGCTGGATTTGCGGCCATAATCAATGTGGCCGATGGCCTCCCATGCGGTGAGGGCACCTTGGCAGAGTTGCGCGAACTCCGTCGGCTCTAATGAAAAGCTGTCATCGGGGCCACCCCCCCTGCGGTCTAGGGTAAAATGTTTCTCGATTATCGAGGCCCCGAGCGCTACGCTGGCAATCGCCGTGGTATTGTCTAGCGTATGATCCGACAGGCCCACCGGCACGCCCCAGCGCCGCGCCATGTCAGGGATGGTTGCAAGGTTGTAATCCGCAGCAGGGGCTGGATACCCCGACACACAGTGCAGCAAGGCAAAATCGGTGCAGCCGCCGTCGCGCGCGGCCTGTGCGGCTTCGGCGATTTCCTCGTCATCGGCCATGCCGGTTGAGATGATCATCGGTTTCCCGGTCGAGGCCACATAGCGGATCAGCGGCAGGTCGATTACCTCAAAGGAGGCAATCTTGAACGCCGGCGCGTTCAGATCCATCAGCAGATCCACCGCCGTGGTGTCGAAAGGCGAAGAAAACATGGTGATGTCCAGTTTGTGCGCATGCTCAAACAGCGGCTTGTGCCAATCCCAGGGCGTGTGTGCCTCCTCGTAGAGATCGTAAAGTGTGCGCCCGTTCCATAGTCCCCCCTTAACCACAAAATCCTCGGTATTCGCGTTCAGCGTGATGGTATCCGGCGTGTAGGTTTGCAGCTTGACCGCGTCGGCACCAACGGCTTTGGCGGCCTCGATAATGCGCAATGCCTGATCATAGTCGCCATTGTGGTTGGCGGACAGTTCGGCAATGACATAGGGAGTGTGATCCGGGCCGATCAGCCGTCCTGAAATTTCCATTTTCAAATTTCCCGTTTTTTCAAGGTTAGCTCAAAGGTCTTCCCATGCATCTCAAAAAAAGCCGGATAACGGTCAGGGTCCGCAACGCGGATCCGATCAAACAGCTCTGCTAAGGGTTGGCTTGGGTCTAGGCGGCTATCTTCCGGCGTCCGGCGCGGGTGGTAGCTGGCCTCAGCATCCGGCTGAGGTTGGGGATACTCACCAGCCGCGACCATTTCAATGCCACGATCCATCAACGCCAGTTCCGCTTCGAACAGCAACGCGTTGATCTCGGCGCTCAGGGCATGACGTGGCACATGAAAGTGCCGCTTGGCCCAGATTGCGCCACTATCGACGCCATCTTCAGCCGTGAGCAACGAGAGTGTCAATTCCTCTCTGCCAGCCAGAATGTCCCAGACGTGCGGGCTCCAACCGCGTCCCTCAGGCAAATCACTGGCGTGTAAAACCATGGTGGTGCGATAGCGCGCGCGGTCATCGCGAGCGATCAACTGGCTGCAGGACACTAGAAAGAGGATGTCCCCTTCTTGCAGGTCGGACTTGTCGTGAATCAGCCGGAGTGTGTGATCTCCGGCGCGCGCGGAGATCCAATCGCGCAGGCTGGGCACCACCGGGTGAGTGCGGTTGGTACATAGAAGATCAATGCGCATGCAGCGGCTCCCTGTCTATCAATTGGTGTGCGAGACGCCCGGTTCCCTCCCCATCGGTCAGGGCAGCGGCGCGATGGGCCATGGTGCGATATGTATCTCGCTGGCTCAGGTGCTCCAGCCCCTTCGACACTGCGCTTGCGAAATCCGGCGCATCGGGAAAAGGCAGCGCCAGCGCCAAACCGTGTTTGTCCATATAAGATGCGGCAGCCATCTGGTTATCGGCGAGCACAACCTGAAGGGTCGGCAAACCGAGGGTGCAGCGCTCCCAAGCGGTTGACCCGGCTGCGCCGATGCAAAGATCGGCCCTGGTCATGTGCTGAGCCATATTGGCCACATCGATAGCCACCTCAGTAGGCATGGGCATGCAGGCGGCTCTAGACTGCACCTCTTCGAGCCACGGCGCACTGCCGCCCATTATGACGGTGATCTCAAAACCGGCAGCTACAGGGCTTGCGGCCAGGGCCTCCAGTACCGTCGCAGCAACGTTTGTCTTGTCGATGCCTCCAAGTGTGACCAGAAGTCTCTCAGGCCTGCTCAGGCTGTCGCGGCGCGCCAGCGCTTCGGAACGCGACTGGGCAAATTCAGCCCGCAGCAATGCATGGGTCGGACCGATAAGGCGGTCACAATCATCCGGCACCAACCCATTGTAATCCGCCGCCTGCCGCCCCGCATTCTGGTCCAGCAGTATATCCGCCATATGTGGGCGATCTGCCAGATCGTCCACCACCAAAAGCCGGGTGCCAGCAGTCAGCGCCGCTTGTTGCCATTCCCGGTCCAGCGCATAGTGATCCATCACCAGCCAATCTGCCCCCTCGGCATCCAGAACCCTGCGGGTGGCAGCCGCGTCTTCGCTCCAAGCTGCTCCCAGCCAACCGGCATGGGCAGGCGGCGCCGGATGCGCCCCATAAGAAACCCCAGTATTGCCCGGCAAAATTACCACACGGTGCCCCCGTCCGGTGAGAGCAGAGATCACATGGCCTTTGTGCCTACGGGTGACAAAGACCACCTCAGCGCCCTGGTCACGCAAGGCATCCGCCAGAGTCAGGCAGCGCATGACATGCCCGGTTCCGATGTCCAGACCAGAATCGGCGCGAATTACGATACGCCCAGTGGCCATTCCTGGCTCTCCTCTCCCCCACGTCACATCGTGCAACCCAAAGCGGCTATGCCACATGTTGTTGCTCCAACTTGTGCAAAAGCTTTTCCAAAACGCCTGCCACTCTTTCAATATTCTCCGGGGAACGGCAGTCAGGGTCAAAGGCCAGCTCGTTGATCCTACCCTCAAAGCTATCAGCAATGAGCAGCTTAAGCAGCGCCCGCCCCGTATCTAGATTTCCACGTCCTGCCTGCGGATCGTCCAGCAAACGACCTACGGCCGCCTCAGGCGTTTGCGCATGGAACGCGGGGAAGTGTTGTTCCACTATGGGATGGCGCAGCGATATGCAGCGACCTCGGCCAAACACGGCCTCGTAACCGACCGTTCCAGTGACCGTTACCGCACCGACTGCGAGATCCTGGGCCACTGGCATTCGGCAGTCCAAAGGTAGCAAAACGACACGCGGGTCACGTCTCGCCAGCGCCAAAAGCGCTTCGGAGACTTCGTATTTTGATTTTGGATTGGCCTTCACGGCCACCTGCCCGTTTGCTGGCAAGGCAGACAGGCAGCGTTCGACGATTTCCACTTGGTTGGAAAACGGTCGTCCCCAGACCTCGATATTGGCTTCTGGCTGCATTTGCAGCGGGTACAGGATCACCGGGCCAGCCTCTAGGCCGGTATCCGGCAGACGCTGAAGCTGCTTCCACACCACCAGATTAGCCTTCAGCTGGCGTGACAGCGCCAGCTTTCGCGTCAAGGAAGGCGTGTTGTAATGATCCCCCAGTATGCGGCCCCACAATGTTCGCGCGTGCCCCAACGCCAGCCGGGCCTTGCGAATATAGAGAGCGAACTTTCCCGGCACCCGCATATAATCCGGCAAAGCATTACCTGTCTGCAAAGACCGCGCAAAAAGGTCGAGTTTTTCGTCCGACCAGACATCACCGCTGCGCACCGCCGGCACCTGAGTATTGCCCTCAAACAGCATCATCCGCCCGTTTGGGTAGCGGGTGCCGGTTGGATGCACATAGGGAATACCCCGCACCGCGCAAGCATCAATGGTCAACAACTCGTGAAACAACGTAGATTCACCAATCACAAGGCTGGGGTTCAGCTGAGTAAGCGCTTGGTCAATTTCTCGCTGATAATGTGCGTAGTGGCGATGTCCGGCACCAAAAAGCGTCCGCCCTCGATCGGTATTCACGGCTTCGGGGATGGCCGCGTCCTGCAAATCTCCTGGGTTGGGAAAACGCAGTACGACGACATCCCCCCCTGGGGCACTGGGCTTATAGACCGGATTTTGGACAATCCAGCTGACTTTATGTCCGTTGCGCTTCAGAACACCGGCCACGTCTTGCCAAAAAGCAGTCTTACCCCGGTTTTCGACAAAGGTAACTTGGCTCATCCTATGTCTCCTGTCGGGAAATACGGCTTTGTAAAGCTTCGTACATCAGTTCGGCCTGCAACCAATCATCTGGCGTATCAATATCCTGGACTTGACTGGTTGGCAGAGCGACCCCTATGGAGCCTTCCTGAAAAACAACGGACTCTGACAGCCAAGTGACCGCCCGCGCGAGGTAGAATTGGCCAGCGTCATGCCAAGCCGATTCAAGATCCTGCGATCGGGTGGCAAAATATTCGGGCGAAAACATCGCAATCCGACCATCCGCATCACGCCTCAGCGCGCGCTGTATAGGAAAGCGATACTCCGTCACGGCCAAAACAAAAGCCTCCGTCTCGGGCAGCATCTCAAAGGCTGTGCACAGGTTTTCAGGGGTCAAGAACGGAGCCGTGGCGTAGATACAGCAGACTTCTTCCGGGCTCAGACCCTGTCGACGCAACTCTTGGATAGCATGACGGATTACAGGAATTGTAGGAGTCAGATCGTCCGCAAACTCCGATGGCCGAACGAAGGGAACCTCCGCACCATAAGCGCGCGCTGTTTCCGCTATCTCTGCACTATCGGTCGATACAACAACCTTGTCAAAACAGCCACTATCAAGCGCCGCCTCAATCGACCATGAAATGATTGGCTTTCCAGCAAATTTGCGGATGTTCTTGTTGGGGATACGCTTGCTACCACCGCGTGCCGGGATTACCGCAACCCTCATTGCAAAGCTTCCAGAATTCGGGCGACCACTTCGTCCTGCTCCACCTCGCTCAATTGGGCAAAAAGAGGAATGCTGATGGCGCGGCTGTAATAGTCTTCAGCCGCAGGGAAATCCCCCTCCGCAAAACCGAGATCGCGATAATAGGGCTGCAGGTGAACCGGGATATAATGCAGGTTCACACCAATGCCGTTGGCGCGCAGCGTCTCGAACACCTCGCGGCGGCGCGAGGCATCATGCAGTCGGATGACATAGAGATGGAACGCAGAGCGCGTAGCCTCCAGCCGTCCCGGCAGATCCAACGGCAGATCCGCCAGCAATCGGTCGTATCGATTGGCCAGCGCGTTGCGGGCCTCTACATAGTCGGCCAAACGCAGCTGCTGGCTCAATCCAAGCGCTGCCTGGATCTCGGTCATGCGATAGTTCCAGCCCAGCTCGACCTGCTGGTAGTACCACGGCCCGTCAGAATCCTGGGTCATCCGGGTGGGGTCGCGGGTGATGCCGTGGCTGCGCAGCAGCTCCATGCGGGCCGCAAGTTCGGCATCATTGGTCAGCGCCATGCCACCCTCGGCGGTGGTGATGATCTTGACCGGATGAAAGCTGAAGATGGTGATGTCCGAGTACTGGCAGGACCCCACCGGCTGATCCCTGTAGCGGCCGCCCACCGCGTGGCTGGCGTCCTCGACGATGCGGATGCCGTAGGGGCGCACCAGTTCGGCGATCTCGCACATTGCGGCAGACTGGCCACACATATGCACCGGCACGATCACCTTGGGCAGGCGGCCTGCCGCCTCGGCCTGCGCCAGCTTGGTGGCCAGCGCCCTGGGGCACATATTGAAGGTGTCCGGGTCGATATCGACAAAATCCACGTCCGCCCCCACGTAGCGTCCACAATTGGCGGAGGCCACAAAGGTGATGGGCGTGGTCCACATCAGATCGCCCTGCCCCAGCCCCAGCGCCAC from Pseudophaeobacter arcticus DSM 23566 includes:
- the pseC gene encoding UDP-4-amino-4,6-dideoxy-N-acetyl-beta-L-altrosamine transaminase — its product is MIPYGRQDIRQQDLDAVIEVLKSDFITQGPVVPQFEDALAEKSGAAHAVAMNSATSALHVAVVALGLGQGDLMWTTPITFVASANCGRYVGADVDFVDIDPDTFNMCPRALATKLAQAEAAGRLPKVIVPVHMCGQSAAMCEIAELVRPYGIRIVEDASHAVGGRYRDQPVGSCQYSDITIFSFHPVKIITTAEGGMALTNDAELAARMELLRSHGITRDPTRMTQDSDGPWYYQQVELGWNYRMTEIQAALGLSQQLRLADYVEARNALANRYDRLLADLPLDLPGRLEATRSAFHLYVIRLHDASRRREVFETLRANGIGVNLHYIPVHLQPYYRDLGFAEGDFPAAEDYYSRAISIPLFAQLSEVEQDEVVARILEALQ